The genomic interval ATAATACTGCTCACATAAATGCAAGtggatatgacaaaaaaaaacttggggTCTCAAAACCCTCTCCCGACATAAATGTAACTTCCTACAAATAaatgcaacatcatcatctacaggatCCTCTATAAAAGCACATGAAATTTTAGTCACTTAGACGGTCTCTGCACCTAAGTATATCAAATTGGCTTTACTAAGTTAGTCATTTCAATAAACTGTttgtgtttaaatttttttaaatttaaaggggtggttcaatggtatttcaagcatttcAGATTTTCCCTTATTTCAGGGATACATACTCAGAGTTTTTacttaaccacctttctgaaacaGGCCCCAGGAGtgaaaaataagctttttatcATGGTGTCATTTGAACAGAGATGCAGTCGGGGAATAAAGCAAACAGCCCAACCAAATGAGTAGATTAAGATATCAGACTATAAAACAGACAGCCACAAAAAGCAAACAATGCCAACAGGGATGTTTTTGCATTGGCCCCCAACTCTAAGCAGGccttatttaaagggatagttcacccaaaccaTTCTAAACCCCATATACTTCCATACTATTCTTTTTTCCTGCAATGGAAGTtaatggggtccacaaatgttttttttttttacaaacattcctcaaaatatattccttcttcttcatcagaacaaagaaatttatacagatttgtaacaacatgagagtgagtaaatgatgacagaattttaatttttgggtgaactatccatttaaccCAGATCCTAAACTAATATCATGTCTCtgcattaattaattaaaatgcaaCATAAAAACTAGATCTATGTTGTGCACAACAGTGAAAAAATGCCTTATTCGTACAAATGTAACTGTTTGCCGTGTCAGTCTTTATTCAGCAATGATGAATAAAGACTTCAAGTGACACACTGTGACATAagtgtataaaaaaatatgcagcctACAGACAGAACAAGATAAACAAGTTTCACATTGGCACACCAGTGCTGCGTGAGCGTCTTCAGTACAAGATTTTCCAGTCGGTTACCATGGCAACAATTATGCTTATATACCAACATATAACAAGACTCTTGTCCTCCGAGTGTCCTGCATTAGCATACCCACCGAATTAACACCGAATTACactaatacaaaaatatttacagtactTACATTTGGCGCCAGAACTTGAGATGCCTTGTTGACAACCCATTTTGGTAGAGACCctaaaacaaatcaaattaattgttaaaaataatataaacagcAGAAATAAGATGCTTTTTGGGCAATTGTGTGAATACGTCAAGGGAAAGCAACCGATTTACCTCTAGGATCAGCTTGTGAGAGGTATGTGAAAACGCAGCTTTTCTCTCCTGTCCGTTGGATCAGATAACCCGTAAGAAGGGAAACTGCCCGTACCAAGTTGTTTCTTGGCggatatttctaaaaaaaagcaaagttaaataaaatattttatgaaatgttgaTAGAAGGCTATACTAAAGCTATGCGATTTCTTTGATAAGTGTAAACATTACGAAGCTCAACATTAATCTGTTCAAAAAATCCTGACCATCCCAACATACCAACTATGGCTCAACCATAAACATAGTGATTAGGAAACCTATTCAAAACCAAATCATATATCCAATTCAGTTTAGTGGCCTGTTGGTTCAGTAATTAAgcacttttttgtataataaaGCAATACACTAAAATTTAGAGAATTATTCATATACTGTAAGAGAATAAGCAACCAACTAGATGTACTTTATGCAAGATGcacatgaaaaaaattaaataaaagacCTACCGGGTGCTTCACTGAGAAGTTAACAATCACATACTCATCTTCAGACGCCTGCCACGACCGCAGGGTCACAACATCTCTGTTCTTCAGTGGTTTCGGACAAAGCCCTATGGACAAGAGCACCAAAAAAAATATAAGGCCTGCAGGCAGATGGCCCATAAACACCTACCATGAACTACTAATTACAACACAGAGGAAAAAGAGGAGCGTTATCTTGTTGTCAACTATAAATACGCACTAAAACTTCCCAAGAGCTTATCTATAACCCCAAGGCACTTTGATAAGCTATTATACAGAATCACTTTATAAGCTTTGCCTGCTGGGTGAATTAAAACTGAGAGTACAATAAAAGCACGCGGATGacaaacgtaaaaaaaaacagtataaaatacTTGTACAAGTTTTCATAAACTCACAGGAGAAGTAGCCCACGTCAACATTAGGGGCCAAGCGAGCGATGTCGAAACTCTCCAGCATTGTGGGATCCCATGTCTTCCTATATTGGCTGTCATGAAGCACGTCATACATGATAGCAGCTGATACATCGGTTATGGTTATTCGACACTGTATGGgaaataatgcatttattatCATATATAATATAGGATCAAGCCCTACGTTTACTGAGGTGCGATATCAGTCACTTTTGAGAAAATAACACTGGCATTTTAAAGTTTTGCTAATGGACCTCGAGTAATAAagttgaatctgattagatatagtgttaaaacaatacaaacattATAAAAGACAATAAAACTCAAGCAATAAAAAAAGGCCCCATTGGTTTGCTTGTCAAGCCAACTTTAAAAAATTTTGGACACCATCTGGCAAGACTGTAAGACCAAGATCAAGATCATGGCCATgttagaccagctaaaaccatcaAACCTGTTTAACTtgttatatatacacacatgttATACACGTCTATGTattattatgtaaatatttaGCATCTCACCTTTATTTTGTGAACTTTTGAGTTGTTGCCCTTGTTCCCTTGAGTCGCACTTAAAGGAGCACCTTCGACCCAAACTTCCATTCCGTTCTTATCATACTTGCTGATCCAGTTTTCCGTAGACAGACACTGTCTTTTAAAGTCGTTAAAGGTGGATTCATCTGGAATAATTCCCGAGCGTCGAGACATACCTGCAACAATTTCCCAAAATGAAAGACACGGTCAAAGTACGGATCTTCACAATCACGAGTAACCTGAAACTCGGTATCTTCCTGGTGCGAGGAAGAAATTCAGCTATTATAGTCACAGATTCGCATTTCAAGACCGACAGGATTTTTGTCGCAAATTCCTCACCTGTCGTCAGCTCTTGGAAAACCCTCGTCATTGTTCCGGAAGTCGAACAGGTGTATTGCGATTGCGAAAACTGCAATGTGTGTTTACCTGGAGCACTGAGCGCGTTGTGTCGTTAACCACAGTGATTTAGCCTACTGACATGGTCGTGATTTTTCACCCACGGTCAGTTTTTATTTAGTCAAGGGAGAGCCGTTGGCACACggtgttttgggtgtgtcgaGGGGCTCGTGCGATTGGTCATTGGAGTGGTGTGCGACCCGCGCGCTCTCTACTGCTTTACTCATTTACATGATTGAAATTCTATGAACCCCGCCTCGTGTTTACTTACCGAAACCCATTGATAAGAGTCTGCTGAAACTGTGCTTTAAGAAACTAGCCTTGTGATGAATAGTtgacaaaacaaaacgtagAAAACTGAATAAAAGCAAACGATTATTTAAACTACTCTTTATGATATATTTAAACATAATAAAGATGTAAACTGAATTGCACACGAACAGCTCACTGAGTCGAGGCCAAGATTAATGGCTTTAaaaaattcaacaaaaaatgaacaaatgataaaatatgatttattttaatatgagcttttgtatatttttgtatattatagttaataaatgtatacaacACACAATACATTATCACCACCCAGCCTACcttgctgaaaaaaaaaaacaataaaaccattacagaaatatataatggttttattgggaattttattggttttaatggaatatggcccaaaacacactacagtgtagtggttttaatggtaaaagctaatggtttctattggtattttaatggaaaccattagaatgtTCTGTAAtgggttttttttcagcagggtaatgAGCACATCTGGCAACCAAACGATGGCAGTAGGCGTTCCCTTAAGAAAATTAAcgatggttttactacagttaaaacaaaaaaacatggttgctgtagtaaaaccatggtaaccacaaaataaccatggttttgacaactatggttttcaaaaaccatagttaaaccatggttagtgtagtaaaaccatagttttgctgaCAGTAATCAATAGGCTACACCAAAAAAAAGGTTActacttttaccacaataaaaccatggttaattttcgtaaggcaTGTAGCGCCCAAGGACCAGCTTTCGGTCAGTAGagtccctgctgaaaaaaaacattacagaaaattctaatggttttattgggaattttattggttctaatgaaatatggcccaaaacacactacagtgtattgttttttgttggtctctaatggaatatgtattggttctaatgaaatatggcccaaaccacactacagtgtagtggttttaatggtaaaagctaatggttcctattggtatgttaatggaaaccattagaattttctgcaATGGCTCcactgtttttttcagcaggggtgtTTGACTCAGAAGGGATAGACCTGCCGATTTATTGGATTTTGATAGAGTCCAAATTGTGATCCCACTGTTTGGAACCTCGATCTCAGAAACATTGCGCTTTGTGGGTTGTTCATGTGCCACTGTACGGAGTAAACCTACATGTTAAAAGTGGTGCACGGATGGCTAAATGACAAATTGGCGTCCAGTTGTGTGTCATCTGAAGCTCAATGATTCTAGTGAGTAGACACTGTTGCCCATTATTCACCGTGACCACAGGGCCAAAGTGTGACGAATCACCAGCAGGTCCAAAAGTGGTGACAGTACACAGTTCATTGCAGCCAGGTCCCCATGATAACTGCACGCCATCACCAACAATGTATGAAATGGGCCCAAGAACATTGTGATTGGGTCGAGGATGGTTAGAAGAAAGTGGCCTCATCTGACGATTGAAGATTGCTGGTGCATCACACTGATGGTTGAGTGCGATAACCAACAGAGGCTGTGGCACCTGGATGTTTTCTTGGGCCACTATAGGCCCCATTATTACAATTGCACCATCTCTAATAGCTGTCAGGTAAGTAAACATTGTTGTGGACCAAGTGCACCCATTCAATTGGCATTGGCAATGTGTTCCCTGGCAGTGATGGCCCCATTGGGATAATGTGTAATGTCATACTGCCAGAAGCATCAAGGAGTGGTTCAAAGAACATTATGGTAAATTTCTGCTAATCCCTTGGGTTCACCTGACATGAACCAAACTAAACATTAGTGGTTCGACTTGGAAAAGCAGGTTTGCACCACATTGCCACCACAACTGATGGACCTGCTGTTGACATTGTGGTGCCAGATACCCCAGGAAAGCTCATCGGTTTAGTTGTGTAtattgtttttgcattttgtaCCATACATCTCGTTTATGATGGTTATTTGAAATTGAGTGATTATAAAAGCAAATATTGTGCAAATATGCCTTCCAGGCATCACTTTTGGCCACCATTGTaaatacacacgcacacacaaacctAATGAGGACATTCCATAGACTTCTGTTGTTTTTGCGGAGCACTAGTTATAAATACTATGATATCCTAACCCTAACAAAAACTTTCTGCAATTTTACAATTCAATAACTTTACttattgacaaaaatgttaaaaaatggatttatctcgttttgcaacgaaactcttcatatatacatatatatatatacatacatacatacacatatatatatacacacatacatacacatatatatacatacatacatacacacatatatatatatacacatacatacacatatatatatatatatacatatacatatacatatacatacatacatacatatatatatatatacacatatatatatatatatatatatatatatatatatatatatatatatatatacacatacatatacatacatacatacatacatacatacatacatacatacatacatacatacatacatacatacatacatatatatatatatatatatatatacatacatacatacatgtcccagtgacaacttttgtacttttatttctCAGTGTGTTgtgtaaaaaatttaaatttgttCCCAAAAAAATTGTTAAGTATGTACCATACCCAGTGTATACCCCCAATGTAGTGTTTTTGCCACTGTTCTCCAAAACAGTATGGGTGTTTACAAAAATCATTTGAATTTTTCTGTAATAGTTAATCCACCTGTATGTGTAAGCTCTTTAGTATTTCTAATGCTAAAATATAATTGTTACCCATTCATTTTCAGATTtcctgatttaaaaaaaagggagaaaaatgGTAAAgcacttatttttatttttttattcagagGCCCAATTGCAGTCTCTTAATagaaaaataagttttaatggTTAAAGTTTAGGTTTGATTTAATTTCTGACTCTCTGACTGAAATTCATTCGGTCATCTCTCAATTCTTTCAAAATGGTgaaacattaaaggaaaacaccaccgtttttcaatattttattatgttcttataCCTCAAcgtagacgaattaatacatacctatcttttttcaatgcgtacacttaatcttCGTACAGCACgttaaatgtgttagcatttagcctattcccattcattccttaggatccaaacggggatgaatttagaagccaccaaacacttccatgttttccctatttaaagactgataCATAGTTACactagtaagtatggtggcacaaaataaaacgttgcaatttttttaagtggataaaaacgAGAACTacattgtatggcggaagaacacttagtttgcagcacttcgacctctggtgcagtaatattgacaaaagtttgagcgagagggggagtagtaaggagtgatgatgttactgcattgatgtaacacattcacgacacgctgtacaaagttTAAGTGCACGCAGTGAAAAATAGTTATATGGGTATGTATTACTtggtctaagttgaggtaaaaacatagtgaaatattgcaaaaacggtgctgttttcctttaagaactCTCTGAAAAGGGAAGAGTCTGCATCAAAGAACGTCTCAATGCTTGGTGGTCTAATAAAAACCAGGACTTACAACACATTtggtgaaatattttttattcatgtgaTACATTTTGGTGTCTCTTTATTAACCTTCTGTTTTATACAGCATATAGTGATAGTACTTTGTTCACACAAACTTTGCTAAACTAGTAGACAGCCAAACAGACCAACACACTTCAGATTAGCACA from Misgurnus anguillicaudatus chromosome 16, ASM2758022v2, whole genome shotgun sequence carries:
- the stard14 gene encoding START domain containing 14: MTRVFQELTTGMSRRSGIIPDESTFNDFKRQCLSTENWISKYDKNGMEVWVEGAPLSATQGNKGNNSKVHKIKCRITITDVSAAIMYDVLHDSQYRKTWDPTMLESFDIARLAPNVDVGYFSWLCPKPLKNRDVVTLRSWQASEDEYVIVNFSVKHPKYPPRNNLVRAVSLLTGYLIQRTGEKSCVFTYLSQADPRGSLPKWVVNKASQVLAPNVLRSVHKAGQNYPAWKAANSPDYKPWLYPIQSELPMMDPAELSIQRVDSLENVDESLTKDAQENEDSS